The Akkermansia sp. N21116 genome includes a region encoding these proteins:
- a CDS encoding MotA/TolQ/ExbB proton channel family protein, with translation MKHLFTMGYRVAAFTSVALASFSMSAFAQDAAEEAATGGVVEKNMLDKWIVDGGWTMIPIILMLAAILFLAVYNIIALRKDKFCPEDLKTTLLQLMAECRVRSAIEVAAGSPTYLGRLVAYALPNVDATRPEDLGRDAVEDAIADFTANESRSLFKWINMLSLCAQISPMLGLFGTVQGMVEAFGVLAATGQADPTQLAGSISVALLTTFWGLINAIIATPFFFFQKNIANSNVAECVGTVQEMVNTSINVVNAEAQLARIPEGLA, from the coding sequence ATGAAGCACCTCTTTACGATGGGTTATCGTGTTGCCGCCTTCACCTCTGTGGCTCTCGCGTCTTTCTCAATGTCAGCTTTTGCTCAGGATGCCGCCGAAGAGGCTGCTACGGGCGGAGTTGTGGAGAAGAACATGCTCGACAAGTGGATTGTCGACGGGGGCTGGACCATGATTCCGATCATTCTCATGCTGGCGGCCATTCTTTTCCTGGCCGTTTATAACATTATCGCTCTTCGCAAGGACAAGTTCTGTCCTGAAGATTTGAAGACGACCCTGCTTCAGTTGATGGCCGAATGCCGAGTGCGTTCCGCGATCGAAGTAGCTGCCGGCAGTCCCACCTATCTGGGTCGCCTGGTTGCCTATGCTCTGCCTAATGTGGACGCTACTCGTCCGGAAGATCTGGGACGTGACGCCGTAGAAGACGCTATCGCCGACTTTACCGCCAATGAGAGTCGTTCCCTTTTCAAGTGGATCAACATGCTTTCTCTTTGTGCCCAGATTTCCCCAATGCTCGGTTTGTTCGGTACGGTGCAGGGCATGGTTGAAGCTTTCGGCGTGCTGGCTGCAACCGGTCAGGCAGACCCCACCCAGTTGGCCGGTTCCATTTCCGTGGCTCTGTTGACGACCTTCTGGGGCTTGATCAACGCTATTATTGCGACGCCCTTCTTCTTCTTCCAGAAGAACATCGCCAACAGTAATGTTGCCGAATGCGTCGGTACCGTTCAGGAAATGGTCAACACCTCCATCAACGTGGTTAATGCTGAAGCTCAGCTGGCCCGTATCCCGGAAGGTTTGGCCTAA
- a CDS encoding indole-3-glycerol-phosphate synthase — translation MDYLDTLLEHHKIRLKKLLPLEGKLRAAAILRNEYAGFKTAVDLGEDRLSVVAQLARTLPKSDAGTGSEPIQTVAGRMFEGGIQGISIVTESTLFDGSLVDLSTISRISPVPVLARGIWTHPAEICQAIVSGADAVNLVAGALGQTDLRDLYSLATGLGLDAMVEVHSLEDVEQALDLNADLICINHRNLHTWETDPDLTEFLIDEFPSSTVVLATGGIGTVEDARRLLEAGCNGVIIGETLMRQNIPQDLIAAIRNVRLSSAESTDGN, via the coding sequence ATGGATTATCTCGACACTCTTCTGGAACATCACAAAATTCGTCTTAAAAAACTGCTTCCTCTGGAAGGGAAGCTCCGTGCCGCCGCTATCCTGCGCAATGAGTACGCTGGATTCAAAACAGCTGTCGACCTTGGAGAAGACAGGCTTTCCGTCGTCGCACAGCTTGCCCGTACTCTTCCAAAGTCCGATGCCGGCACCGGGAGCGAACCAATCCAGACAGTGGCAGGAAGAATGTTTGAAGGAGGTATACAGGGTATTTCCATCGTAACGGAAAGTACGTTGTTCGACGGCAGCCTAGTCGACCTCTCCACTATTTCCCGCATCAGCCCGGTTCCGGTACTGGCCCGCGGAATCTGGACACATCCGGCGGAAATCTGCCAGGCGATCGTCAGTGGAGCGGATGCCGTCAACCTCGTAGCCGGAGCACTCGGACAAACCGATCTCCGCGACTTATATTCCCTGGCGACCGGACTCGGCCTGGACGCCATGGTGGAAGTCCACTCCTTGGAAGATGTAGAACAAGCCCTGGACCTGAACGCCGACCTGATCTGCATCAATCATCGGAATCTCCACACATGGGAAACCGATCCCGACCTCACCGAATTCCTGATTGACGAGTTTCCCTCCTCGACGGTCGTCCTGGCTACCGGAGGCATCGGCACCGTCGAAGATGCCAGGCGTCTCCTGGAAGCCGGTTGCAATGGAGTCATCATTGGAGAAACCCTGATGCGTCAAAACATTCCTCAGGATCTCATCGCCGCCATCCGCAACGTACGTCTTTCCAGTGCTGAAAGTACAGACGGGAACTAA
- a CDS encoding biopolymer transporter ExbD → MARHKKMEPAEDEDPKMDISSLIDCCFLLLIYFIVATSIVQERKLDMSMPGNTNSVSTTPNAVEPGLVRVDNNGVIYWGKQDSQVIVDSDPDNHELPTLVDSLTNLKQAAEAVGSKPVVQLFVENGGKHQRVIDVLNALSKAGIKSVALTNVPEDK, encoded by the coding sequence ATGGCCAGACACAAAAAGATGGAGCCAGCCGAGGATGAAGATCCCAAGATGGATATTTCGTCCCTGATCGACTGTTGCTTCCTTCTGTTGATTTACTTCATCGTTGCTACGTCGATTGTTCAGGAACGCAAACTCGATATGAGCATGCCGGGCAACACGAACTCTGTATCGACAACACCGAATGCTGTTGAACCGGGCTTGGTGCGCGTTGACAACAACGGCGTGATCTACTGGGGCAAGCAGGACTCCCAGGTGATTGTTGATTCCGATCCGGATAACCATGAGTTGCCGACTCTTGTCGATTCCCTGACGAACCTCAAGCAAGCGGCCGAAGCTGTCGGCTCCAAGCCTGTTGTCCAGTTGTTTGTTGAAAATGGCGGCAAGCACCAACGCGTGATTGACGTCCTGAACGCTCTTTCCAAAGCCGGTATCAAGTCCGTCGCTTTGACGAACGTGCCGGAAGATAAATAA
- a CDS encoding uracil-DNA glycosylase — translation MASTFPDLVVSYLKSLENRGIVQIPIDDEARSVLRKWVISARAAKASISPTPAKLPPRPIPDPPPSSNEANDELSDTSRNTISSLRALLTETPQEMPEENNQPNLTIPELAGNSLEENLTALRLIAERWQPARILGTLRETMVFATGNPHTDLMLIGEAPGFQEERLREPFVGPAGEKLNAILKAMGRSRDSIYISNIVKFRPSLPHQTTNNRAPNEREIAYCLPIIAKEIELIRPKVIVALGATAAKGLLGTTSPLSTLRGRFHDFRGVPVRVTYHPSYLLRNEELSERRKVWEDMLAVMELLGMPISDKQREYFRPKQH, via the coding sequence ATGGCCTCTACTTTTCCAGATCTTGTCGTCAGCTATCTGAAATCCCTTGAAAACAGGGGGATCGTCCAAATCCCGATCGACGACGAAGCCCGTTCCGTCTTAAGGAAATGGGTCATTTCCGCGCGTGCGGCGAAAGCTTCGATCTCTCCAACTCCGGCCAAGCTTCCCCCCAGGCCAATTCCGGATCCCCCCCCTTCATCAAACGAAGCAAACGACGAATTATCCGATACATCCCGGAACACCATTTCATCTCTGCGAGCTCTTCTTACGGAAACACCGCAAGAAATGCCTGAGGAAAATAATCAACCGAACTTAACTATCCCCGAATTGGCAGGTAATTCTCTGGAAGAAAATCTGACCGCGCTCAGATTAATTGCCGAACGATGGCAACCAGCGAGAATACTGGGAACACTCAGGGAAACCATGGTCTTCGCCACGGGCAATCCTCACACGGATCTCATGTTGATCGGAGAAGCTCCCGGATTTCAGGAAGAACGTCTTCGGGAACCTTTTGTCGGACCGGCCGGAGAAAAACTCAATGCTATCCTAAAAGCCATGGGGCGGTCCCGTGATTCCATTTATATCAGCAATATCGTCAAATTCAGACCATCCCTGCCTCACCAGACCACCAATAACAGAGCCCCCAACGAGCGGGAAATCGCCTACTGCCTTCCGATCATTGCCAAAGAAATCGAATTGATCCGCCCCAAAGTCATCGTCGCCCTCGGCGCAACGGCAGCCAAAGGCCTACTCGGAACAACTTCTCCGCTTTCCACCCTCCGTGGGCGTTTCCATGACTTCCGCGGCGTTCCTGTCCGGGTTACCTACCATCCCAGTTACCTGCTCAGAAACGAAGAACTCTCGGAACGTCGCAAAGTGTGGGAGGACATGCTGGCCGTCATGGAACTGCTGGGAATGCCCATCTCCGACAAGCAGAGAGAATATTTCCGTCCCAAACAACACTGA
- a CDS encoding biopolymer transporter ExbD, translating into MSKLKGMMQPPEEDGQMDMSPMIDMVFLLLIFFVVNATAITVKRDKAVSVPVASNSGELKSANGCIVINVYGESRPDGMSSDILWGDDSGKALPTEGDVREYIHGKAELFKKDNYPLKIYLRGDKVSLFKNARTIIRVAGTEGISDIVFGVLPTHN; encoded by the coding sequence ATGAGTAAACTGAAAGGAATGATGCAGCCTCCCGAAGAGGATGGCCAGATGGACATGTCTCCCATGATTGACATGGTGTTCCTTCTTCTCATTTTCTTCGTCGTAAACGCTACCGCCATTACCGTCAAACGTGACAAGGCCGTTTCCGTGCCGGTTGCATCCAATTCCGGCGAGTTGAAATCCGCCAATGGTTGTATCGTCATTAACGTTTACGGTGAAAGCCGCCCGGATGGCATGTCAAGCGACATTCTTTGGGGCGACGATTCCGGCAAGGCTCTTCCGACTGAAGGAGATGTTCGCGAATATATTCACGGGAAAGCGGAATTGTTCAAAAAGGACAATTATCCGTTGAAGATTTATCTTCGCGGCGACAAGGTCTCTTTGTTCAAGAATGCCCGGACGATTATCCGCGTAGCAGGTACGGAAGGTATTTCCGACATTGTGTTCGGTGTATTGCCGACCCATAATTGA
- the nth gene encoding endonuclease III: MNKKDRARIVEEELELSVPDPQIPLKHRDPYTLLVAVLLSAQCTDARVNLVTPELFALAGNPYDMARQSPETVREIIRSCGLSDRKANSIVELSKILVEQYGGNVPDSFEALESLPGVGHKTASVVMEQAFHIPAFPVDTHIFRLARRWGLSKGGTVEKVESDLKKLYPKEKWGRLHLQMVLYGRSFCPARGCRPPCPVCRRLELNG, encoded by the coding sequence ATGAACAAGAAAGACCGCGCCCGCATTGTTGAAGAAGAACTGGAACTATCGGTTCCCGACCCTCAAATCCCACTGAAGCACAGGGATCCTTATACGCTTCTGGTGGCCGTCTTGTTATCCGCCCAATGCACGGATGCCAGGGTCAATCTTGTAACCCCCGAATTGTTTGCCCTGGCCGGCAATCCGTATGATATGGCGCGTCAGTCTCCTGAAACCGTACGGGAAATCATACGTTCGTGCGGTCTCTCCGATCGTAAGGCCAATTCGATTGTCGAGCTGAGTAAGATTCTGGTCGAACAATACGGAGGAAATGTCCCCGACAGTTTCGAGGCTTTGGAAAGCCTGCCGGGAGTAGGACATAAAACGGCCTCGGTGGTGATGGAGCAAGCGTTTCACATTCCGGCTTTTCCTGTGGATACCCACATTTTTCGTCTTGCTCGCCGATGGGGATTGAGCAAGGGCGGCACAGTGGAAAAAGTCGAAAGCGATCTCAAAAAGCTCTATCCGAAGGAGAAATGGGGTAGATTGCATCTGCAGATGGTGCTGTATGGCAGAAGTTTTTGTCCGGCCCGCGGATGCCGTCCCCCCTGTCCTGTGTGCCGGCGGCTGGAATTGAATGGATAA
- a CDS encoding 3D domain-containing protein produces the protein MSLIEKILFCVTACATCLLTSCSSTSGVGLFSSSDSGMMFAKSGNVDKGFVEPLAPSPSAKPSSKYPKMGADRHKMPYYHPNQRTRVVRTTAYTHSERDHVAYGPRNAVGTSLKYTSSVRSAAADWSVYPLGTKFRVKGQPYLYVVDDYGSALVGTGTIDIYQPSKSLMKKWGRRYVEITVVQWGSPESSMEVLAKRRGYRHCRSMYAALQQRNARGLYAKAE, from the coding sequence ATGAGTCTGATAGAAAAAATTCTCTTCTGCGTGACAGCGTGTGCTACCTGTCTTCTTACAAGTTGTTCTTCCACGTCTGGGGTGGGGCTGTTCAGTTCCAGTGATTCCGGTATGATGTTTGCCAAGTCCGGGAACGTGGATAAGGGGTTTGTGGAACCTCTTGCTCCCAGCCCTTCGGCCAAGCCTTCTTCCAAGTACCCCAAGATGGGGGCTGATCGTCACAAGATGCCCTACTACCATCCGAACCAGAGAACTCGCGTGGTACGGACGACTGCTTATACGCATTCCGAACGCGATCACGTAGCCTATGGCCCGCGTAATGCCGTCGGGACGTCCTTGAAATATACGTCGAGTGTGCGTAGCGCTGCTGCCGACTGGTCCGTCTATCCTCTTGGCACAAAGTTCCGAGTCAAAGGACAGCCTTATCTGTACGTTGTCGATGATTACGGCAGTGCTCTCGTCGGAACCGGTACGATTGATATTTACCAGCCTAGCAAGTCTTTGATGAAAAAGTGGGGTCGCCGCTATGTCGAGATCACCGTTGTACAGTGGGGCAGCCCCGAATCCAGCATGGAAGTACTGGCCAAGCGCAGGGGATACCGTCATTGCAGAAGCATGTATGCGGCCTTGCAGCAAAGGAATGCCCGGGGATTGTACGCGAAGGCCGAGTAA